The following proteins come from a genomic window of Geomonas sp. RF6:
- a CDS encoding agmatine deiminase family protein, whose product MQPNRRLPAEWEPQDGVLLAWPHEESDWHPYLEVVEPVFVEIVREISRFERVVIAAPDPERVRKQLQDGGALMERVRVFGVETNDTWARDFGPITVQEEGEPVLLNFGFNGWGLKFAADLDNRINKRLQVLGAWNAPLQRPGLILEGGSIESDGKGTILSTEECLLNDNRNPHLTREELEQELHGLLGSDRFLWLGNGYLAGDDTDSHVDTLARLCPNDTIAYVRCDDPEDEHYQALKAMEEEIAAFRTRDGRPYRMIPLPWPAARFDEDGERLPATYANFLVINGAVLVPTYDDPNDDRALAAVGEAFPGREIVGVNCLPLILQHGSLHCVTMQMPEGTLRTE is encoded by the coding sequence TTGCAGCCAAATAGAAGATTACCAGCAGAATGGGAGCCGCAGGATGGGGTGCTCCTCGCCTGGCCTCACGAGGAGAGTGACTGGCACCCCTACCTTGAAGTCGTGGAGCCGGTCTTTGTGGAGATAGTGCGCGAGATCAGCCGATTTGAGCGAGTCGTAATCGCCGCTCCGGATCCTGAAAGGGTGAGGAAGCAGCTTCAAGACGGCGGCGCGCTGATGGAGCGGGTACGCGTCTTCGGGGTGGAAACAAACGACACCTGGGCGCGCGATTTCGGCCCCATTACGGTGCAGGAGGAAGGGGAACCGGTTCTCCTCAACTTCGGCTTCAACGGCTGGGGGCTCAAGTTTGCCGCCGACCTCGACAACAGGATCAACAAGCGCCTGCAGGTGCTCGGCGCCTGGAACGCTCCGCTGCAGAGACCAGGGCTCATCCTCGAAGGGGGCAGCATCGAGAGTGACGGCAAGGGAACTATTCTGTCGACGGAGGAGTGCCTCCTCAACGACAACAGGAACCCGCACCTCACCCGTGAGGAGCTGGAGCAGGAACTGCACGGGCTTCTGGGGAGCGACCGCTTCCTGTGGCTGGGGAACGGCTACCTCGCCGGCGACGACACCGACTCCCACGTCGATACCCTCGCCAGGCTCTGCCCCAATGACACAATAGCGTATGTACGGTGCGACGACCCGGAAGATGAGCATTACCAGGCGCTGAAAGCGATGGAAGAGGAGATAGCCGCGTTTCGCACCAGGGACGGCCGGCCGTACCGCATGATTCCCCTCCCCTGGCCCGCGGCGAGATTTGACGAGGATGGAGAGCGCCTCCCCGCCACCTACGCGAACTTCCTCGTTATCAACGGCGCAGTGCTCGTTCCGACCTACGACGATCCGAACGACGACCGCGCCCTCGCCGCCGTCGGCGAAGCCTTCCCCGGCCGCGAGATTGTAGGGGTCAACTGCCTCCCCCTGATCCTGCAACACGGCTCGCTGCACTGCGTAACGATGCAGATGCCCGAAGGCACCCTCCGAACGGAGTAA